The following proteins come from a genomic window of Proteinivorax hydrogeniformans:
- a CDS encoding energy-coupling factor transporter ATPase, translating to MSIEIKNLSHIYSPNTPFEVKALDNVNTTISHGEFLGVIGHTGSGKSTLIQHLNGLLKPTRGTITVDGLDLTSSNTKLREVRKKVGLVFQYPEHQLFEENVSLDVAFGPKNLGVTEAEAIERAKKALHWVNLDYEQVKNRSPFELSGGQMRRVALAGVLAMEPKYLILDEPTAGLDPKGREEILGKVKQLHKELNLTIILVSHSMDEIGKLVDRIIVMDKSKIFIDDTPKQVFAKRKELINLGLGVPEVTNLAVKLHQKGIDIDPSIYTTKDIKKELRKLLGGA from the coding sequence GAAAGCTTTAGACAATGTAAACACGACGATATCCCATGGCGAATTTTTAGGAGTTATCGGTCATACAGGTTCTGGTAAGTCCACCTTAATCCAGCATTTAAACGGCCTGCTAAAGCCAACAAGAGGAACAATCACCGTAGACGGCCTTGACCTTACATCTTCCAACACCAAGCTAAGAGAGGTGCGAAAAAAAGTTGGCCTTGTTTTTCAGTACCCTGAACACCAACTATTTGAAGAAAACGTATCTTTGGACGTAGCCTTTGGACCTAAAAACCTCGGAGTAACAGAAGCTGAAGCGATCGAACGGGCTAAAAAAGCTCTACATTGGGTAAACCTTGACTATGAACAAGTTAAAAATCGCTCACCTTTTGAACTTTCTGGAGGCCAAATGCGAAGAGTTGCTTTGGCAGGAGTGCTAGCTATGGAGCCTAAATATCTAATCTTAGATGAACCCACTGCCGGTTTAGATCCAAAAGGAAGAGAGGAGATTTTAGGCAAAGTAAAGCAGCTACACAAAGAACTAAATCTAACAATTATTTTGGTATCTCACAGCATGGACGAGATAGGAAAACTAGTGGACAGAATAATTGTGATGGATAAATCAAAGATTTTTATCGACGATACACCCAAGCAAGTTTTTGCCAAAAGGAAAGAGCTAATAAACCTAGGGCTCGGGGTGCCAGAAGTCACAAACCTAGCTGTAAAACTGCATCAAAAAGGCATAGACATCGACCCATCTATATACACAACCAAAGACATAAAAAAAGAACTACGTAAGCTTTTAGGGGGTGCCTAA